A window from Triticum aestivum cultivar Chinese Spring chromosome 6D, IWGSC CS RefSeq v2.1, whole genome shotgun sequence encodes these proteins:
- the LOC123142903 gene encoding uncharacterized protein, with protein MRGRLDSPLHMVAYILNPKYSYADSSIFIDAEVVVAFMEVMETFYYDDDKKQNVVLNMDFTKFKKKDGMFGKVTAMKAISNANFDVAEWWGTYGLQTPALQEMAIRMLNLTTSSSGCERNWSIDTSPSYL; from the exons ATGAGAGGGAGGCTGGATTCTCCATTACACATGGTAGCATATATATTGAATCCCAAATATAGTTATGCTGATTCAAGCATCTTCATAGATGCAGAGGTTGTGGTTGCGTTTATGGAAGTGATGGAGACATTTTATTATGATGATGACAAAAAGCAAAATGTAGTGCTTAACATGGACTTCACCAAGTTTAAGAAGAAAGATGGCATGTTTGGGAAGGTGACAGCCATGAAAGCAATTAGCAATGCCAATTTCGATGTTG CTGAATGGTGGGGAACTTATGGACTACAAACTCCTGCATTGCAAGAAATGGCCATACGAATGCTCAACTTGACCACAAGTTCATCCGGATGTGAAAGAAACtggagcattgatacgtctccgtcgtatctataa
- the LOC123142904 gene encoding uncharacterized protein, whose translation MRTQRAGSDRVPHLPPPPPPMPAVGARRSTRVFLPRAHKQAPRPPEPARVTRSAKRLAVSSHRHSHSHWLGWERAADISDDDDGEDDEGPKPRTPSPEPPMSPRSFGAVYRRKRRERPPLAKPEDFGDAGSGRRFGIVFTRKHKRAKLAPFGPGGGDIVCSSSREFASRAGLLEDAHFLDGAAGSRSAVLVVLVDASSPGSSGRFSRFLLPVLLWLRRRQRSHVRSLGSFLLASPAVNTTFGSHGTHFIRLQRQRASALLQRPTVNCGWCELRGADPSRQPVLSLNFSALPSYFQGLHSVIALRFIYLPAVIRRAMGLVGGAEEESCSRDHLEVDSGGSPSTGDATPAAGSYGAVQDYVPLEQAPGVVLHGLRLKKHQRKRSSMRHPLSRRRRLTVRFSDKEFGVKEGTMTSQTELQKPALTGGPEVSEEPVQPKPAMEISLDLLENMDDSDVSTPMGPGGKQKRSFFKSPVDRTSERLALSEVRQNIDTFRCKANLLIIQADRCWREEGAEVMLELSNSNGWCVAVKLHGVTRVSLKPSEQRFYVVNRHTHAYVWAVEDGWKLEFPDKWDWLLFKELHIEGRERNSQGKIIPIPGVHEVSDGMGGTVADPFSRPVPDYIRTADDEVARALSRDSAYDMDSEDEEWLIQLKHGASDRRRTRLSQISYEDFEKLITLFEKDAYNNPEEANDVDQLLSRHPALGKGDNVLAIYEYWINKRDKKGTPLLRIFQGAPAVRRGRLSQKSSVKKKRSVKRPQRSQPGRGKPGFFLQGGEGEALQRVVEADRAAKQAVEKAVQLRSRAQALMERANLAAYKSVMAVRIAEAASVSNKCRDFVWRSLD comes from the exons ATGAGGACGCAGCGCGCCGGATCTGACCGCGTACCGCATCtccctccgcctccaccgcccatGCCGGCCGTCGGGGCGCGGCGCTCCACGCGCGTCTTCCTGCCCCGGGCGCACAAGCAGGCCCcgcgcccgccggagcccgccAGGGTCACGCGCTCCGCCAAGCGCCTCGCCGTCTCCTCCCACCGCCACTCCCACTCCCACTGGCTCGGGTGGGAGCGCGCCGCCGAcatcagcgacgacgacgacggcgaggatgACGAGGGCCCCAAGCCGCGCACGCCGTCGCCCGAGCCGCCCATGTCGCCGAGGTCCTTTGGGGCCGTATACAGACGCAAGCGCCGCGAGAGGCCGCCGCTGGCCAAGCCGGAGGACTTCGGCGACGCCGGCAGCGGCAGGAGGTTCGGGATAGTCTTCACCAGGAAGCACAAGCGGGCCAAGCTCGCCCCTTTTGGCCCCGGCGGCGGCGACATCGTGTGCTCCTCGTCCAGGGAGTTCGCTTCGAGGGCCGGGCTCCTGGAAGACGCGCATTTTCTGGATGGCGCTGCCGGCAGTCGCAGTGCCGTGCTCGTCGTCCTTGTGGACGCGTCTTCCCCCGGGAGCTCGGGCCGGTTCTCGCGCTTCCTCCTGCCCGTGCTGCTGTGGCTGCGCCGGCGCCAGCGGAGCCATGTCCGGAGCCTGGGCTCGTTTCTTCTGGCATCACCGGCTGTCAACACCACATTTGGGTCGCACGGGACGCACTTTATCAGGCTCCAGCGCCAGAGAGCC AGTGCACTGTTGCAGAGGCCTACGGTGAACTGCGGGTGGTGCGAGCTCCGCGGTGCCGACCCGTCCCGGCAGCCAGTGTTGTCGCTCAACTTCTCGGCGCTTCCTTCCTACTTCCAGGGCTTGCATTCCGTGATAGCTCTTCGTTTCATATATCTGCCAGCCGTGATTCGCCGGGCCATGGGTTTGGttggaggagctgaagaagaatCGTGTTCTCGAGATCATCTGGAGGTGGACTCTGGTGGTTCTCCCAGCACCGGGGACGCCACACCTGCTGCTGGATCTTATGGAGCGGTTCAGGATTATGTGCCCCTTGAGCAAGCTCCGGGAGTAGTGCTGCATGGTCTGAGGCTGAAAAAGCACCAGAGGAAGCGAAGCTCGATGAGGCATCCCCTGAGCCGGCGCCGCCGTCTCACAGTGAGATTTTCTGACAAGGAATTTGGAGTGAAGGAGGGTACCATGACCTCTCAGACGGAACTGCAAAAGCCAGCATTGACTGGCGGCCCTGAGGTTTCCGAGGAACCTGTCCAGCCCAAGCCAGCAATGGAAATTTCTCTTGACCTGCTTGAGAACATGGATGACAGCGATGTCTCGACGCCCATGGGACCAGGTGGGAAGCAAAAGAGGTCTTTTTTCAAAAGCCCCGTTGATCGCACGAGTGAAAGGCTGGCTCTGTCCGAGGTTAGGCAGAATATAGACACCTTCCGCTGCAAAGCAAACCTCCTGATTATTCAGGCTGATAGGTGCTGGAGGGAAGAGGgagccgaggttatgctggaacTGTCAAACTCCAACGGGTGGTGCGTGGCTGTGAAGTTACATGGTGTCACCAGAGTCTCTCTCAAGCCTTCAGAGCAGAGGTTCTATGTGGTCAACCGGCACACGCATGCCTACGTCTGGGCAGTCGAAGATGGATGGAAGCTTGAGTTCCCTGACAAATGGGACTGGCTTTTGTTCAAAGAACTGCACATTGAGGGCCGGGAGCGCAATTCTCAGGGGAAGATTATCCCGATTCCAGGTGTGCATGAGGTTTCCGATGGCATGGGAGGGACTGTAGCAGATCCTTTCTCACGCCCTGTGCCAGACTACATCAGAACGGCGGATGATGAGGTTGCGCGGGCCCTCTCGAGAGACTCAGCTTATGACATGGACTCGGAGGATGAAGAGTGGCTCATTCAGCTGAAGCATGGGGCCTCCGATAGAAGACGCACCCGTCTGAGCCAGATTTCCTACGAAGATTTCGAGAAATTAATAACCTTGTTCGAGAAGGACGCCTACAATAAccctgaggaagctaatgatgtggACCAGCTTCTCTCCAGGCATCCTGCTTTAGGCAAGGGTGACAATGTCCTTGCCATATATGAATACTGGATTAATAAGAGAGATAAGAAAGGCACACCACTGCTTAGGATATTTCAG GGTGCACCTGCTGTGAGGCGAGGGCGGCTCTCGCAGAAATCTTCTGTAAAAAAGAAGAGATCTGTGAAGAGACCACAAAGAAGCCAACCTGGCCGAGGAAAGCCTGGGTTCTTCTTGCAAG GGGGCGAAGGGGAGGCCTTGCAGAGGGTGGTGGAAGCCGACCGCGCGGCGAAACAGGCCGTGGAGAAGGCCGTTCAGCTGCGCAGCAGGGCCCAGGCCCTCATGGAGAGGGCCAACCTGGCGGCGTACAAGTCGGTGATGGCCGTGAGGATCGCGGAGGCCGCGAGCGTGTCTAACAAGTGCCGGGATTTCGTGTGGAGGAGCCTCGACTAG
- the LOC123142907 gene encoding ferredoxin-thioredoxin reductase catalytic chain, chloroplastic — protein MMSITSTAAAGTPVCRPSVSRGGRRSRCAVRAQAAGDGGAAADGASSEQKSLEIMRKFSEQYARRSSTFFCSDKSVTAVVIKGLADHKDQLGAPLCPCRHYDDKAAEAAQGFWNCPCVPMRERKECHCMLFLTPDNDFAGEDQAISLEEIKEATSKY, from the exons ATGATGTCGAtcacctccaccgccgccgccgggacCCCGGTCTGCCGGCCGTCCGTCTCCAGGGGTGGACGGCGGAGCAGGTGCGCCGTCCGAGCCCAAG CGGCCGGAGACGGTGGAGCCGCCGCCGACGGGGCGTCGTCGGAGCAGAAGTCTCTGGAGATAATGCGCAAGTTCTCGGAGCAGTACGCCCGCCGCTCCAGCACCTTCTTCTGCTCCGACAAGTCCGTCACCGCCGTCGTCATCAAG GGCCTTGCTGACCACAAGGATCAACTCGGAGCACCTCTCTGCCCCTGCAG GCATTACGACGACAAGGCCGCCGAGGCCGCGCAAGGGTTCTGGAACTGCCCGTGCGTCCCCATGCGAGAAAG GAAGGAGTGCCATTGCATGCTTTTCCTTACGCCCGACAACGATTTTGCCGGAGAGGAccag GCCATCAGCTTGGAGGAGATCAAGGAGGCGACGTCCAAGTACTAA